In a genomic window of Ruminococcus albus 7 = DSM 20455:
- a CDS encoding IS200/IS605 family element transposase accessory protein TnpB, which produces MQIYTTYSVKIKHYNNIFKDTVIEYRHAVDYLIKVCLDKWDNIITFKGVSRLTYIETLIHTTKDNPDPIYDFDAKFYKMPSYLRRGAINEAIGKVSSYKTNLDNWIKDPVGREPSYPKAGYSFPSMYRTVMYNRTGDYTAQIKVYIRNTWDWITINLKKSDMDYIYRYCSFRKQCAPTLQKRGKEWFLDFPFEEKVKLADISVYEQTIVAVDLGINTAATISVMRSDGTILGRHFCKLTKETDHLMHCVNRIKKAQQHGNYKTPRLWAKAKGINHDIATKTANCIVDIAVLYNADVIVFEHLDKNGKVRGSKKQKLKLWRSQEVQSIVTNKAHRLGMRVSHICAWNTSRLAYDGSGFVLRGKFGGFNTYELCKFQNGKTYNCDLSASYNIGARYFIREILKSLDENSRLLIEAKVPQFSKRSTCTFSTLVNLNAEIIAKTA; this is translated from the coding sequence ATGCAGATATATACGACTTACAGCGTTAAGATCAAGCATTACAACAACATCTTTAAAGATACCGTTATCGAATACAGACATGCTGTAGATTACCTTATCAAAGTATGTCTTGATAAATGGGATAACATAATTACATTCAAAGGTGTGAGTAGACTCACATATATTGAAACACTGATCCATACTACAAAAGATAATCCCGATCCAATTTATGATTTTGATGCCAAATTCTATAAGATGCCAAGCTATCTGCGCCGTGGTGCTATTAACGAGGCTATAGGCAAGGTATCATCTTACAAAACCAATCTCGATAACTGGATCAAAGATCCGGTCGGAAGAGAACCATCGTATCCAAAAGCAGGTTATTCATTCCCGTCTATGTATCGTACAGTAATGTACAATCGGACCGGTGATTATACTGCCCAGATCAAAGTATACATCCGTAATACATGGGACTGGATAACGATAAACCTTAAAAAGTCTGATATGGATTATATATACAGATATTGCAGTTTTCGCAAGCAATGCGCTCCAACACTTCAAAAACGAGGCAAGGAGTGGTTTTTGGACTTTCCGTTTGAGGAAAAGGTCAAACTTGCAGATATATCTGTGTATGAGCAGACCATTGTTGCTGTAGACCTTGGAATAAACACCGCTGCTACGATTTCCGTAATGCGTTCAGATGGCACTATTCTTGGAAGGCATTTTTGTAAGCTTACCAAAGAAACAGACCATCTGATGCATTGTGTTAACCGTATCAAAAAAGCTCAGCAGCATGGTAACTATAAAACACCAAGGCTTTGGGCAAAAGCCAAAGGAATCAATCACGACATTGCCACTAAAACTGCGAACTGCATCGTAGATATAGCCGTTCTTTATAATGCAGATGTTATTGTATTTGAGCATTTAGACAAGAACGGTAAGGTCCGCGGTTCTAAAAAGCAGAAACTCAAGCTGTGGCGCAGTCAGGAAGTTCAGTCTATTGTAACGAATAAAGCTCACAGACTAGGTATGAGAGTAAGCCATATCTGTGCATGGAATACGTCACGCCTTGCCTACGATGGCAGTGGTTTTGTACTTCGCGGTAAATTCGGTGGTTTCAATACCTATGAGCTATGCAAATTTCAAAATGGCAAGACCTACAACTGTGATCTATCTGCTTCGTATAATATCGGTGCAAGATACTTCATACGTGAAATATTAAAATCCTTGGATGAGAATTCAAGGTTGCTCATTGAGGCTAAAGTCCCTCAATTCAGTAAGAGAAGCACCTGCACGTTCTCTACCTTAGTTAACCTGAATGCGGAAATTATTGCTAAAACAGCATAA
- a CDS encoding ISAs1 family transposase, producing MNNGITEYFEDIELYEEYDGYFCSIPDIITIAILGSICGLRNIHQIHQWATNDRVSEFLKEKFGIDHVPCYYWILSLLKYVKPESLNRCFADWVYSFMPEKSKSMTISLDGKTVCSTLKMSKIESPLHIISAQICELGLTLAQRSTDDKSNEIPAVQELLKELKIKGNIVVADALNCQKETAEIIVKQKADYLLCVKDNHPNLKKDIEDYVQDSSLRDTMQTVSRTEKNRGRVETRTAYVTTDINWLEQKKEWKNLKCIGAIHTEFSTKKGTSSEWHYYLSSREMTAEQLLHHARMEWSVESMHWLLDVHFEEDWCRVENKDVQQCLNMFRKAAINLIKNFKNRNNSKAAISKLMFECLMEPQMISRVIFEN from the coding sequence ATGAATAATGGAATAACCGAGTATTTTGAAGATATTGAATTATATGAGGAATATGACGGCTATTTTTGCAGTATCCCCGATATCATTACAATAGCAATTCTTGGAAGTATCTGTGGACTTAGAAACATTCATCAGATTCATCAATGGGCGACAAATGACAGAGTAAGCGAATTCTTAAAGGAGAAATTCGGAATCGATCATGTCCCTTGCTATTATTGGATATTGAGCCTGCTGAAATATGTCAAGCCCGAATCGCTCAACCGCTGTTTTGCGGATTGGGTCTATTCATTCATGCCCGAAAAGTCCAAAAGTATGACGATCTCTCTTGACGGGAAAACTGTTTGTTCGACACTTAAAATGAGTAAGATCGAAAGTCCTCTGCACATCATCAGCGCACAGATATGCGAACTTGGATTGACCCTGGCACAACGCAGCACGGACGATAAAAGCAACGAGATACCTGCGGTGCAGGAGCTTCTGAAAGAACTGAAAATAAAGGGTAATATAGTTGTTGCGGATGCACTGAACTGTCAGAAAGAAACTGCTGAGATTATCGTAAAACAAAAGGCAGATTATCTGCTTTGCGTTAAGGATAATCACCCAAATTTGAAGAAAGATATCGAGGATTATGTGCAGGACAGTTCTCTCAGAGACACTATGCAAACAGTTTCAAGAACGGAGAAAAACCGTGGCAGAGTTGAAACAAGGACAGCGTATGTAACAACAGATATCAACTGGCTGGAACAGAAAAAAGAGTGGAAAAATCTGAAGTGCATAGGAGCCATTCATACTGAATTTTCAACGAAAAAAGGCACTTCGAGCGAATGGCACTATTACCTTTCAAGCCGCGAAATGACAGCGGAACAGCTCCTTCATCATGCAAGAATGGAATGGTCGGTTGAGTCAATGCACTGGCTGCTTGATGTTCATTTTGAAGAAGATTGGTGCAGAGTCGAAAACAAAGACGTTCAGCAATGCCTGAATATGTTCAGAAAAGCTGCGATAAATTTAATCAAGAACTTTAAAAATCGGAACAATTCTAAAGCCGCCATATCCAAACTTATGTTTGAATGTCTTATGGAGCCGCAGATGATTTCGAGGGTGATTTTTGAAAATTGA
- a CDS encoding DUF434 domain-containing protein, which yields MHKAAEEVYFLLNRGYPVTSTTRFIGDHYQLSERQRLALARTIDLALCGVFSFIRKK from the coding sequence CTGCATAAAGCGGCTGAGGAGGTCTATTTTTTGCTGAACCGTGGTTATCCCGTCACAAGCACCACACGGTTCATCGGCGACCATTATCAATTATCTGAACGTCAGCGTCTTGCATTGGCACGCACGATTGACCTCGCATTATGCGGGGTCTTTTCTTTTATACGGAAAAAATAA
- a CDS encoding leucine-rich repeat domain-containing protein, protein MKKQIICGLAAAVLTASMGGTALGNAVIMHSEITASAATIAEQGTCGEKLTWKLDSEGTLTISGSGNMDDYTVASWEKVKAPWYPFKDDIKKVVISKGTESIGERAFINCNNITSVTIPTGVKSIGIDAIRNCKSLTSITIPYGVTAISTRAFQNCSGLKSITLPDSITDIGTDAFFGCTNLTDINIPDSVTSIGVHAFKNCTSLSGITIPDSVTKIGGGAFDCCRNLISANIPDGITAINDCTFQDCRSLKSITIPDSVKTIGSDAFYGCNSLLNVTIPASVTSIGQKAFGYYYAIGFDEIKIKELKIYCYPDSEGEKYAKKYNVQYEYIGNKNKTDITFVPGAGYAELSWKADKNAEKYAIAVYQNDKWKLVEKTTDNSYTLRGLNFISKYRVAVFAMYNGKWDMNFSNPVLVVIDEWQPSETWSVYSPTTHQYSFGWERIKNATEYGIAVKIANKWKVVEYTEKTSYTTPRLTPGDKYKVVICAKINGKWDTRDLDKRSFTITIK, encoded by the coding sequence ATGAAAAAACAAATCATCTGCGGACTTGCAGCAGCAGTGCTCACTGCATCTATGGGCGGAACAGCTCTCGGAAATGCAGTCATTATGCATTCTGAGATCACTGCAAGTGCAGCAACCATCGCAGAGCAGGGCACCTGCGGCGAAAAACTCACATGGAAGCTGGATAGTGAGGGCACCCTGACTATCAGCGGCTCAGGCAATATGGACGATTACACTGTGGCTTCATGGGAGAAAGTAAAAGCTCCCTGGTACCCATTCAAAGATGACATCAAGAAGGTAGTCATCTCAAAAGGCACAGAAAGCATCGGTGAACGCGCTTTCATCAACTGTAATAATATCACAAGCGTAACTATCCCCACAGGCGTAAAGAGCATCGGCATTGATGCTATACGTAACTGCAAAAGTCTTACGAGCATAACTATCCCCTACGGTGTTACAGCCATTTCCACCAGAGCTTTCCAGAACTGCTCGGGTCTTAAAAGTATAACTCTCCCTGACAGTATCACAGACATCGGCACAGATGCTTTCTTTGGCTGTACGAACCTTACTGACATAAATATCCCCGACAGCGTTACAAGTATCGGTGTCCATGCTTTTAAAAACTGTACAAGCCTTTCCGGCATAACTATCCCTGACAGTGTTACAAAGATAGGCGGCGGAGCTTTTGACTGCTGCAGAAATCTTATAAGCGCAAATATCCCTGACGGTATCACAGCCATCAACGATTGCACCTTCCAGGACTGCAGAAGCCTTAAAAGCATAACTATCCCCGACAGTGTAAAGACCATCGGTTCAGATGCTTTCTATGGCTGTAACAGTCTCCTGAACGTAACTATTCCTGCCTCCGTTACAAGTATCGGCCAAAAGGCTTTCGGTTATTATTATGCTATCGGCTTTGACGAGATAAAGATCAAAGAATTAAAGATATACTGCTATCCTGACAGCGAAGGCGAGAAGTATGCAAAAAAGTATAATGTCCAGTACGAATATATCGGCAATAAAAATAAGACCGACATAACATTTGTTCCCGGTGCAGGTTATGCAGAACTCAGCTGGAAAGCTGATAAAAACGCAGAAAAGTACGCCATCGCAGTCTATCAGAATGATAAGTGGAAGCTTGTTGAAAAGACAACAGACAATTCATACACACTGCGCGGTCTGAACTTCATATCTAAATATAGGGTAGCTGTCTTCGCAATGTATAACGGCAAGTGGGACATGAACTTCTCGAATCCGGTGCTCGTTGTGATAGATGAATGGCAGCCTTCCGAAACTTGGAGCGTATACTCCCCGACAACTCACCAGTACAGTTTCGGATGGGAGCGCATCAAGAATGCCACCGAGTACGGCATTGCAGTAAAAATCGCAAACAAATGGAAAGTTGTAGAATACACTGAAAAGACATCTTACACCACCCCAAGGCTGACTCCCGGAGACAAATACAAAGTCGTGATATGCGCCAAGATAAACGGCAAGTGGGATACAAGAGACCTGGATAAACGATCATTCACGATAACCATTAAATAA
- a CDS encoding transposase domain-containing protein, whose product MSIIETAKRNELDVYGYMLYLLTVLPKWGADPTETQLKSVMPWSMALPSYCKQTYSEVK is encoded by the coding sequence ATGAGCATCATCGAAACAGCAAAAAGAAATGAGCTTGATGTCTATGGGTATATGCTCTATCTGCTGACCGTCCTGCCCAAGTGGGGGGCGGATCCAACTGAAACACAGCTTAAATCGGTAATGCCTTGGAGCATGGCACTTCCATCATACTGTAAGCAAACTTACAGTGAGGTAAAGTAA
- a CDS encoding BspA family leucine-rich repeat surface protein, with protein sequence MKLKKVLAVVMSLCMVAGTVSYGAPVITQSITAQAADSATSGFSFNQTTGMLTLSGTVDGDALRKFNNTYRDNVWSVIVLEGTVLPEDCSKLFCEYPCYSIDLSNADTSNVKNMSRMFDNCCNLKSLNLSGFDTSNVTDMSYMFNECGKLYSIDVSGFDTSNVTDMGDMFSLCDQLTSLDVSRFNTSKVTDMSGMFNSCLSLSTLDVSGFDTSNVTDMCDMFWGCAKLTSLDISKFDTSKVTNMGGMFCACNKLTTLDVSGFDTSKVTDMSGMFASTNLSTLDVSGFDTSKVTDMMAMFSSRNLTELDLSSFDTSKVTKMNWMFSSNLRSLTLGENFKNVPEEAELYNDKGWVNSKDIATVVSGNGEYAVIENTGKNTYKRLPIVEETKLTYPTNIKVEYIKKYHQVRFTWDKVESADKYSIAVFLAGKWRVQKQDITGTVYTSPKNLTPGKSYKVAIAARVDGKWDTANAIKHSGTVTIR encoded by the coding sequence ATGAAGTTAAAAAAAGTTTTAGCAGTAGTGATGTCACTTTGTATGGTGGCAGGAACTGTCAGCTACGGCGCACCTGTTATAACACAGAGCATAACTGCGCAGGCGGCTGATTCAGCAACAAGCGGCTTTTCATTTAACCAAACAACAGGTATGCTTACGCTTAGCGGTACTGTTGATGGTGATGCTTTACGTAAATTTAACAATACCTATCGCGATAACGTTTGGTCTGTCATAGTTTTGGAAGGAACTGTTCTTCCTGAAGACTGCAGCAAGCTTTTTTGCGAATATCCTTGTTATTCCATCGACCTTTCAAATGCGGATACAAGTAATGTAAAAAATATGAGCAGAATGTTCGATAACTGTTGCAATCTTAAATCGCTCAATTTAAGTGGATTTGATACAAGCAATGTTACTGATATGAGCTATATGTTCAACGAGTGTGGCAAACTTTATTCTATCGATGTAAGCGGATTTGATACAAGCAACGTTACAGATATGGGTGATATGTTCTCTCTTTGTGACCAATTAACATCGCTTGATGTAAGCAGATTTAACACAAGCAAAGTTACAGATATGAGTGGTATGTTCAATTCCTGTCTTAGCTTGTCAACGCTTGATGTTAGCGGTTTTGACACAAGCAATGTTACAGATATGTGTGATATGTTCTGGGGCTGTGCAAAATTGACGTCACTTGATATTAGCAAATTTGACACAAGCAAAGTTACAAATATGGGTGGTATGTTCTGTGCCTGTAATAAATTGACTACACTTGATGTAAGCGGATTTGATACAAGCAAAGTAACCGATATGTCAGGAATGTTCGCTTCAACTAACTTATCAACACTTGATGTAAGCGGATTTGATACAAGCAAAGTAACCGATATGATGGCAATGTTCTCTTCAAGAAATTTGACCGAACTTGATCTGAGCTCGTTTGATACAAGCAAAGTTACAAAGATGAACTGGATGTTCTCTTCTAATCTACGTTCCCTTACTCTTGGCGAGAATTTCAAAAATGTTCCCGAAGAAGCAGAACTTTATAATGACAAAGGCTGGGTAAATTCCAAAGACATCGCGACTGTAGTCAGCGGTAACGGAGAGTATGCAGTTATCGAAAACACCGGCAAGAACACCTATAAGCGCTTACCTATCGTTGAAGAAACCAAGCTTACCTACCCTACTAACATCAAAGTCGAGTACATAAAAAAATACCACCAGGTAAGATTCACATGGGATAAGGTCGAAAGTGCTGACAAATACAGCATTGCTGTTTTCCTTGCAGGCAAGTGGAGAGTTCAGAAACAGGATATCACCGGCACTGTTTATACATCTCCCAAAAATCTCACCCCGGGGAAGTCATACAAAGTCGCTATCGCTGCCAGAGTTGACGGAAAATGGGACACAGCAAATGCTATAAAACATTCGGGTACTGTTACTATAAGGTGA
- a CDS encoding discoidin domain-containing protein: protein MKIFKRLTALFCTGGMLLMSAPHCVLTSHAAQTVKLSPDNTFTINNGEFEGWGTSLCWWANRLGYSDSLAQQAADVFYGDEGLRLNIARFNIGGGDDPSHNHITRTDSNMPGYTKYSNGKITYDWSADANQRNVLMRSIQAAGDDMIVEMFSNSPPYYMTKSGCSSGSADAKSNNLKDDQYDDFARYFAEVCYHYQHDWGVKIQSAEAMNEPYTNFWKANSYKQEGCHFDQGSSQSTMIVELQKAMRDKGMGDVILCGTDETSIDTQISSFNKLSNDAKKAIGRIDTHTYGGSKRAELKNIALSNGKNLWMSEVDSSGTAGTNAGEMSAALWLAQRITTDVNDMNASAWIMWQVIDSHISKNGYNGRKDTGMVDTQKGYWGVAVANHDANKIVLTKKYYAFGQYSRYIRPGMIMLNSSGNTVAAYDPETGQIVAVSYNTSGSSADITFDLSDFAEVGSTANAIRTSKNENWKNVGTINLNGKTLNATLPGNSITTFVIEGNGSIGGNEIKVQADKLSGSDSWKQNADTDFHKAFDGDNATYFDGTRVGWVQADLGAVYDLSALAYCPRQNYEYRMVDGYFEVSMDGTDWQSIHTISENPTFAMHKVKLEKPITARYIRYAVPEGKPRNSYNTNDVYCCNVAEIKLYGTLNPETSFTKLAPEATSGTDSWKQQEGYNYGKAFDGDTATYFDGVGAGWVQAGLGKICELNAIAYTPRKGYEARMVDGYFSVSEDGTSWQTVHTIGRMPTSDTQTVMLDASVKARYIRYAVPEGKPNNGVNTDDVYCCNIAELAFYGAVLPNAVISNTIKVEYSEKYHQVRFTWDKVEGADRYGIAVYLAGKWRVQAQNITGTVYTSPKNLTPGKKYRVAIAARVNGKWDTANAIKHSGTVTIR from the coding sequence ATGAAAATTTTCAAACGCTTGACCGCTCTGTTTTGTACCGGTGGAATGCTCCTTATGTCAGCACCACACTGTGTTCTCACCTCTCATGCGGCACAAACAGTCAAGCTGTCACCGGATAATACTTTTACCATAAACAATGGCGAATTTGAGGGCTGGGGTACATCTCTTTGCTGGTGGGCCAATCGCCTCGGCTATTCTGACTCGCTGGCACAGCAGGCAGCGGATGTGTTCTACGGTGATGAAGGTCTACGTCTTAATATTGCTCGCTTTAATATCGGCGGCGGTGATGATCCAAGCCACAATCATATCACACGAACCGATTCCAATATGCCGGGATATACTAAGTATAGCAACGGAAAAATTACCTATGATTGGAGTGCTGATGCCAATCAGCGCAATGTGCTTATGCGGTCTATTCAGGCTGCCGGAGATGATATGATTGTGGAAATGTTCTCCAATTCGCCGCCCTATTACATGACGAAGAGCGGCTGTTCGTCAGGATCGGCAGATGCCAAAAGCAACAATCTGAAGGACGACCAATACGATGATTTTGCGCGGTATTTCGCGGAGGTTTGCTATCACTATCAGCACGACTGGGGCGTGAAGATCCAGAGCGCGGAAGCTATGAATGAGCCGTATACCAACTTCTGGAAGGCCAACAGCTACAAGCAGGAGGGCTGTCACTTCGATCAGGGAAGCTCGCAGTCAACCATGATCGTGGAGCTGCAAAAGGCGATGCGTGACAAGGGAATGGGCGATGTTATTCTTTGCGGTACGGATGAGACCTCCATTGACACGCAGATTAGCTCTTTTAACAAGCTCTCTAATGATGCCAAAAAAGCGATCGGTCGTATCGACACCCACACCTACGGCGGCAGCAAACGTGCCGAGCTAAAAAATATTGCCCTGTCCAACGGAAAAAATCTCTGGATGAGCGAGGTGGACAGCAGCGGCACGGCCGGGACGAATGCAGGTGAAATGAGTGCGGCACTCTGGCTGGCACAGCGTATCACGACCGATGTCAACGACATGAACGCATCGGCGTGGATCATGTGGCAGGTGATCGACAGCCACATTTCAAAGAACGGCTACAACGGCCGAAAGGATACCGGTATGGTGGACACGCAGAAGGGCTACTGGGGCGTGGCAGTTGCCAACCATGATGCAAATAAGATCGTTCTGACGAAGAAATACTACGCTTTCGGACAGTACTCGCGCTATATTCGCCCCGGTATGATTATGCTGAACTCCTCCGGCAATACTGTTGCCGCTTATGATCCTGAGACGGGACAGATCGTGGCTGTTTCCTACAATACAAGCGGCAGCAGTGCTGACATAACTTTCGATCTTTCAGACTTTGCTGAGGTTGGCAGCACGGCAAATGCGATCCGCACGAGCAAGAATGAGAACTGGAAGAATGTGGGCACTATCAATCTAAACGGCAAAACGCTGAATGCAACCTTGCCCGGCAATTCCATCACAACGTTTGTCATTGAGGGAAATGGCAGTATAGGCGGCAATGAGATCAAGGTGCAGGCTGACAAGCTAAGCGGCTCTGACTCGTGGAAGCAAAATGCAGATACCGATTTCCACAAGGCTTTTGACGGCGACAACGCAACATACTTCGACGGCACGAGAGTCGGCTGGGTACAGGCAGATCTGGGTGCGGTCTACGATCTGAGCGCACTTGCTTACTGCCCTCGTCAGAACTATGAATACCGTATGGTGGATGGCTATTTCGAGGTGTCGATGGACGGCACAGACTGGCAGAGCATACACACAATTAGTGAGAATCCCACATTTGCCATGCACAAAGTGAAACTTGAAAAGCCGATCACGGCACGTTATATCCGCTATGCAGTACCAGAGGGCAAGCCGCGCAACAGCTACAACACAAATGATGTTTATTGCTGTAATGTAGCGGAAATCAAGCTCTATGGCACGCTGAATCCGGAGACGAGCTTTACAAAATTAGCGCCCGAAGCAACAAGCGGTACAGATTCGTGGAAGCAGCAGGAAGGCTACAATTACGGAAAGGCGTTTGATGGCGATACTGCAACCTACTTTGACGGTGTGGGTGCAGGCTGGGTACAGGCTGGTCTTGGGAAAATATGTGAGCTGAATGCGATCGCCTACACTCCCCGTAAGGGCTACGAAGCACGAATGGTGGACGGCTATTTCAGCGTTTCCGAGGATGGCACAAGCTGGCAGACGGTACACACGATCGGCAGGATGCCCACATCGGACACACAGACCGTTATGCTCGATGCATCGGTGAAAGCAAGGTATATCCGCTACGCTGTTCCGGAGGGAAAGCCGAATAACGGCGTGAATACCGATGATGTGTACTGCTGCAATATTGCGGAGCTTGCGTTCTATGGCGCTGTACTGCCGAATGCGGTAATCAGCAACACTATAAAAGTTGAATACAGCGAGAAATATCACCAGGTAAGATTCACATGGGATAAAGTCGAAGGCGCCGACAGATATGGAATTGCTGTATATCTTGCCGGCAAGTGGAGAGTTCAGGCGCAGAACATCACCGGTACGGTTTATACATCTCCCAAGAACCTGACACCCGGTAAGAAATACAGAGTCGCAATCGCTGCAAGGGTGAACGGCAAATGGGATACCGCAAACGCTATCAAACATTCAGGTACCGTCACCATAAGATAA
- a CDS encoding ATP-binding protein → MLNRIAQKALLRLAEQFPIVGITGPRQSGKSTLTKITFPDKKYVTFDDKNMRELAKSNPADFIMAFPNGAVIDEAQKVPEIFDALKLHVDSAPFTPGKFILTGSSQFRLRKNMSDSLAGRAAFLKLLPFSIKELKDADLLPKNAYDLIFVGQYPPLFDSEKHYIAEDWFESYIDTYLDLDVKDQINESNLSTFRKFIQICAIYSGQLLSMDSIAKQIGISQPTVKSWLSILENSYIIHLLEPDTNNLGRSIVKTPKLYFVDSGLLCHLLRLESKEDLLLSKYKGAVVETCAVAEMLKNRMNQAKKPNLTFYRDSNGFEVDTIADWKHTFAVEIKSSSDAEAKLSANTKKYLTLRNDDNAHNAVFYLGDISMTINDTMYVSWKDWGDHLN, encoded by the coding sequence ATGCTGAACAGAATAGCACAAAAAGCGCTGCTTCGTCTTGCAGAGCAGTTCCCGATAGTAGGAATCACAGGTCCAAGACAGAGTGGCAAATCTACGCTTACAAAGATCACCTTCCCCGACAAAAAGTATGTAACTTTTGATGATAAAAATATGCGTGAACTTGCAAAATCAAACCCCGCCGACTTTATTATGGCATTTCCAAATGGTGCCGTTATTGACGAAGCTCAAAAGGTGCCTGAGATATTTGATGCGCTTAAGCTTCATGTTGACAGCGCTCCTTTCACACCGGGAAAATTCATTCTCACCGGTTCAAGCCAGTTCAGGCTTAGAAAGAATATGTCCGACAGCCTTGCAGGAAGGGCTGCTTTTCTGAAACTGCTCCCTTTTTCCATTAAAGAGCTTAAAGATGCTGACCTTCTGCCAAAGAACGCTTACGACCTTATTTTCGTAGGACAGTATCCTCCGCTTTTTGACAGTGAAAAGCATTATATTGCAGAAGACTGGTTTGAGAGCTATATCGACACTTATCTTGATCTAGATGTTAAAGACCAGATCAATGAGAGCAATCTGTCAACATTCAGAAAGTTCATTCAGATATGTGCTATATACAGCGGTCAGCTTCTTTCAATGGACAGCATAGCTAAGCAGATAGGTATTTCCCAACCCACAGTAAAAAGCTGGCTGTCTATTCTTGAAAACTCATATATCATTCATTTGCTGGAGCCTGATACGAACAATCTTGGGCGTTCGATAGTAAAGACACCAAAGCTGTATTTCGTCGATTCGGGACTGCTGTGTCATTTGTTAAGGTTGGAGAGCAAAGAAGATCTGCTTCTGAGCAAGTACAAGGGTGCTGTTGTTGAGACCTGTGCAGTAGCAGAGATGCTGAAAAACAGAATGAATCAGGCAAAAAAGCCGAATCTGACATTTTACAGAGACAGCAACGGTTTTGAGGTAGACACCATAGCCGACTGGAAACACACATTTGCAGTAGAGATAAAAAGCTCAAGCGATGCGGAAGCAAAGCTGTCTGCAAACACTAAAAAGTATCTTACACTGCGAAATGACGACAATGCCCATAATGCAGTATTCTATCTCGGTGATATCAGCATGACGATCAATGATACAATGTATGTCAGCTGGAAGGATTGGGGAGATCACCTTAATTAA
- a CDS encoding helix-turn-helix domain-containing protein has translation MPVIDVKATGANIKAIMKMKGFKIADVQARCGFNTPQAIFKWLRGDAVPTIDNMIIIADMFGVTIDQIVIIKKI, from the coding sequence ATGCCGGTGATAGACGTCAAAGCAACAGGAGCGAATATTAAAGCTATAATGAAAATGAAGGGCTTCAAGATCGCTGATGTTCAGGCAAGGTGCGGTTTCAATACTCCGCAGGCTATTTTCAAGTGGCTGCGTGGAGACGCTGTGCCAACTATAGATAATATGATAATCATAGCCGATATGTTCGGCGTGACTATCGATCAGATAGTTATAATCAAGAAGATCTGA
- a CDS encoding helix-turn-helix domain-containing protein, with amino-acid sequence MTEEMPVINMTATGSNIKTLIKAKGFKVTELQNILVFNTPQSIFKWMRGESIPSIDNLVILAHILNVTIDEIIILN; translated from the coding sequence ATGACTGAAGAGATGCCTGTCATAAATATGACAGCGACAGGTTCCAATATAAAGACTCTTATAAAAGCAAAAGGTTTTAAAGTGACAGAGCTTCAGAACATTCTGGTGTTCAACACACCTCAGTCCATATTCAAATGGATGAGAGGGGAGTCCATACCCTCTATCGACAATCTGGTGATTCTGGCACATATACTGAATGTCACCATTGATGAGATAATAATCCTTAACTAA